In Phaeobacter porticola, one DNA window encodes the following:
- a CDS encoding ABC transporter permease, with protein MNRLSWFNTVSLTLGFAFLYIPMVILIIFSFNESKLVTVWAGFSVKWYGELLQNEAFLNAAWVTLKVAVLSSTIATVLGTMAAYVLVRGGRFLGRTLFSGMIYAPLVMPEVITGLSLLLLFIGIGMDRGVMTIVLAHTTFSMCYVSVVVSSRLVTFDRSLEEAALDLGCSAAEAFRLVTLPIIAPAVISGWLLAFTLSLDDLVIASFTSGPAATTLPIKIFSAVRLGVSPEINALSTIMIAIVTVGVLTASLVTKHQLVRQRRDEQNAVRT; from the coding sequence ATGAATCGTTTGAGCTGGTTCAACACCGTCTCCCTGACGCTGGGGTTTGCGTTTCTCTACATTCCGATGGTGATCCTGATTATATTCAGCTTCAACGAAAGCAAGCTGGTAACGGTCTGGGCAGGTTTCTCAGTTAAATGGTATGGTGAACTGTTACAGAACGAGGCATTTCTGAATGCCGCCTGGGTCACGCTAAAGGTGGCCGTGCTCTCCTCCACCATTGCAACTGTGCTTGGGACCATGGCCGCCTATGTTCTTGTGCGCGGCGGCCGGTTCCTTGGCCGCACGCTGTTTTCCGGTATGATTTATGCACCTCTTGTCATGCCAGAGGTGATCACTGGCCTCTCGCTCTTGCTCTTGTTCATCGGCATCGGAATGGATCGCGGCGTTATGACCATCGTACTGGCGCATACAACTTTTTCCATGTGCTACGTGTCGGTTGTTGTATCCTCGCGCCTGGTAACGTTTGATCGCTCTCTGGAAGAGGCGGCGCTTGATCTTGGCTGCTCCGCGGCTGAGGCATTCCGCCTTGTCACCCTGCCGATCATTGCCCCTGCGGTCATATCGGGCTGGCTCCTGGCGTTTACCCTTTCGCTGGACGATCTGGTGATTGCGTCTTTTACCTCGGGGCCTGCGGCAACCACTTTGCCAATCAAAATCTTCTCGGCGGTACGCCTGGGTGTCAGTCCGGAAATCAATGCGCTGTCGACCATCATGATCGCAATCGTGACAGTTGGAGTTCTAACCGCTTCGCTGGTGACCAAACATCAATTGGTCCGCCAGCGCCGGGACGAACAGAATGCGGTGCGCACCTAA
- a CDS encoding ABC transporter permease, with translation MSDTTHTGPVLAADGTPLKRSLARALRMQKIRALMLIAPLLLFVLLTFILPIADMLFRSVENKIVSDTLPKTVVALNDWDANSGQTPDEAIFAALAADLQVAAAEKTHTRVGSRLNYENPGISSLFRKAGRKVKRWNLETDGPFKEQFVQIDEDWADPEVWRTIQTYSGAYTNGYFLNAADFQKGADGAEMRPETERIYGTLFLRTLIMSLAITVSCIVLGYPVAWILANLPSRSANLLMILVLLPFWTSLLVRTSAWKVMLQQQGVINDTLVWLGLVADDARLVMINNQFGTIVAMTHILLPFMILPMYSVMQTINPTYLRAAKSLGATNWTAFWRVYFPQSVPGIGAGSILVFILSIGYYITPELVGGTKGVFISNRIAFHISQSLNWGLAAALGTILLVVVLALYWAYDKIVGIDNVKLG, from the coding sequence ATGAGCGATACCACCCACACCGGACCGGTTTTGGCCGCCGACGGCACGCCGCTCAAGCGTAGCCTGGCCCGAGCTCTCCGGATGCAGAAGATCCGCGCCCTGATGCTGATCGCGCCACTTCTGCTCTTTGTCCTTCTGACCTTCATTCTCCCGATTGCTGACATGCTGTTCCGATCGGTTGAGAATAAGATCGTCTCTGATACCCTTCCCAAGACCGTTGTTGCATTGAACGACTGGGACGCCAATTCGGGTCAGACCCCGGATGAGGCCATCTTTGCCGCTCTTGCTGCTGATCTTCAGGTCGCTGCTGCGGAAAAGACACACACCCGTGTTGGGTCACGTTTAAACTATGAGAACCCAGGCATTTCGTCGCTGTTCCGTAAGGCTGGCCGCAAGGTCAAGCGCTGGAACCTGGAAACTGATGGTCCGTTCAAGGAGCAGTTCGTCCAGATTGATGAAGACTGGGCTGATCCTGAGGTTTGGCGGACGATCCAGACCTACTCGGGAGCCTACACAAACGGTTACTTCCTCAACGCTGCCGATTTCCAGAAAGGTGCAGATGGAGCAGAAATGCGTCCGGAGACCGAGCGGATCTACGGTACACTATTCCTGCGCACGCTGATTATGTCGCTTGCTATTACCGTAAGCTGTATCGTTTTGGGCTACCCGGTCGCCTGGATCCTTGCAAACCTGCCGTCACGATCCGCGAATCTTCTGATGATCCTGGTATTGCTGCCATTCTGGACCTCACTGTTGGTGCGGACATCGGCATGGAAGGTCATGCTGCAACAGCAAGGTGTCATCAACGATACGCTGGTCTGGTTGGGTCTGGTCGCGGATGATGCGCGATTGGTTATGATCAACAACCAGTTCGGCACAATCGTGGCGATGACCCATATCCTGCTGCCGTTCATGATCCTGCCGATGTATTCTGTGATGCAGACGATTAATCCGACATATCTACGCGCGGCCAAATCGCTGGGCGCGACCAACTGGACAGCGTTTTGGCGGGTCTACTTCCCGCAGTCTGTACCGGGTATCGGTGCTGGTTCGATCCTCGTGTTCATCCTGTCGATTGGCTACTATATCACACCGGAACTGGTGGGTGGTACCAAGGGTGTATTCATCTCCAACCGGATCGCCTTCCACATCTCGCAATCTCTGAACTGGGGTCTTGCTGCTGCACTTGGCACCATCCTTCTGGTGGTCGTGCTCGCGCTCTACTGGGCCTATGACAAGATTGTCGGCATCGACAACGTGAAACTGGGATAA
- a CDS encoding ABC transporter permease gives MALTPVENQTPGFVALVAAAAGAFFGLFVGTAQGSGLLGVLIGAVLIGGLGFVLAGMRDQERLIRWILAAAFAAAGYVMAGLPSAVMGLLFGAFVGWFIFWLSTSRYRVHLAPYLTPGQVLWHYTFRVICGVIFIFLITPILVVMPLSFNAQDFFTFTPKMLQFDPDGYSLKHYRDFFTNADWQQAMWNSIKIAPMATILSVGFGTLAAIGLSQPHVPFRRAIMAILISPMIVPLIISAAGMYFFYSRIGLQGTYFGVVLAHAALGIPFVIITVTATLVGFDRSLTRAAANMGAGPVTTFFRVQMPLILPGVISGGLFAFITSFDEVVVVLFVGSAGQKTLPWQMFIGLREQISPTILAVATILVVVSICLLTVVEMLRRRSERLRGMSPT, from the coding sequence ATGGCTTTGACACCTGTTGAAAACCAAACTCCCGGTTTCGTGGCGCTTGTCGCTGCTGCTGCTGGGGCTTTCTTTGGACTGTTTGTTGGCACCGCACAGGGTTCTGGCCTGCTTGGCGTGCTGATTGGTGCCGTACTCATTGGCGGTCTTGGCTTTGTCTTGGCTGGCATGCGCGATCAGGAGCGGCTGATCCGCTGGATCCTGGCTGCGGCCTTCGCCGCGGCGGGTTATGTAATGGCTGGACTTCCGTCCGCCGTCATGGGGCTGCTGTTTGGCGCGTTTGTTGGCTGGTTCATTTTCTGGCTCTCGACCTCGCGTTATCGCGTGCATTTGGCGCCGTACCTCACGCCTGGTCAGGTGTTGTGGCACTATACGTTTCGGGTGATCTGTGGTGTTATCTTCATCTTTCTGATCACACCGATCCTGGTGGTGATGCCGCTGTCCTTCAATGCGCAGGACTTCTTCACCTTCACGCCCAAGATGCTGCAGTTTGATCCTGATGGCTATTCGCTGAAGCACTATCGTGACTTCTTCACGAATGCGGATTGGCAGCAGGCAATGTGGAACTCCATTAAGATTGCGCCGATGGCAACGATCTTGTCAGTGGGCTTTGGAACCTTGGCGGCCATCGGGCTCAGCCAGCCTCATGTGCCCTTTCGTCGTGCGATCATGGCGATCCTGATCTCGCCCATGATCGTGCCGCTGATCATCTCCGCAGCGGGCATGTATTTCTTCTACAGCCGTATCGGCCTTCAGGGGACATACTTTGGTGTGGTTCTGGCGCACGCAGCGCTGGGGATTCCGTTTGTGATCATCACGGTGACTGCAACGCTGGTGGGTTTTGACCGTTCACTGACGCGCGCTGCGGCGAATATGGGCGCTGGTCCTGTCACCACCTTCTTTCGGGTGCAGATGCCGCTGATCCTGCCCGGTGTTATCTCTGGTGGCCTCTTCGCCTTTATCACGTCTTTCGACGAGGTGGTTGTGGTGCTGTTTGTCGGCTCGGCCGGTCAGAAGACACTCCCTTGGCAGATGTTTATTGGCCTGCGTGAGCAGATTTCACCGACGATCCTGGCGGTTGCGACAATCCTTGTTGTCGTCTCGATCTGCCTGCTGACCGTGGTTGAAATGCTGCGCCGCCGATCAGAACGTTTGCGGGGCATGTCGCCAACTTAA
- a CDS encoding aspartate aminotransferase family protein, with protein sequence MTAITNHLPTAELQALDAAHHMHPFTANGELAEKGVRVITRASGVTLTDSEGHEILDAMAGLWCVNIGYGRDELADVAARQMRELPYYNTFFQTTHAPAIALAAKIAELAPEGLNHVFFAGSGSEANDTNIRMVRHYWAMKGKPTKSVIISRKNGYHGSSVGSGSLGGMTAMHEQGGLPIPDIHHINQPNWWAEGGDTNPEDFGLARAQELEKAILELGEDRVAAFIAEPVQGAGGVIVPPATYWPEIQRICDKYEILLIADEVICGFGRTGNWFGSQTMGIRPDIMTIAKGLSSGYAPIGGSIVSDEIASVIGSGEFNHGYTYSGHPVASAVALENLRILEEENIIGHVQDVAAPYLKEQWEALADHPLVGEAKIVGMMGSIALTPNKETRATFAAAGGTVGYICRERCFANNLVMRHVGDRMIISPPLVITTDEIDMLISRARRSLDECYAALKEQDLLHSA encoded by the coding sequence ATGACTGCGATCACGAATCATCTTCCCACGGCCGAGCTTCAGGCACTGGACGCCGCCCATCACATGCACCCGTTCACTGCCAACGGTGAACTGGCCGAGAAAGGCGTGCGTGTCATTACGCGTGCCAGCGGTGTTACGCTGACTGACAGTGAAGGGCATGAAATTCTGGATGCTATGGCTGGCCTTTGGTGCGTTAACATTGGCTATGGCCGTGACGAGCTTGCGGATGTGGCTGCGCGTCAGATGCGCGAATTGCCGTATTACAACACCTTTTTTCAGACCACGCACGCTCCTGCGATTGCACTGGCGGCAAAGATTGCAGAGCTGGCGCCGGAGGGATTGAACCATGTATTCTTTGCCGGGTCTGGATCTGAGGCAAATGACACCAATATTCGGATGGTGCGCCACTATTGGGCGATGAAAGGCAAGCCGACGAAATCGGTGATTATCAGTCGCAAGAATGGCTATCATGGCTCGTCCGTTGGTAGTGGCAGCTTGGGTGGCATGACAGCCATGCACGAGCAGGGCGGCCTGCCAATCCCGGATATTCATCATATCAATCAGCCCAACTGGTGGGCCGAAGGTGGCGACACAAACCCTGAGGATTTCGGCCTGGCACGCGCGCAAGAGCTTGAGAAAGCCATTCTGGAGCTGGGCGAAGATCGGGTTGCGGCCTTCATCGCGGAACCGGTGCAGGGTGCTGGCGGCGTTATCGTCCCGCCCGCAACCTATTGGCCCGAAATTCAGCGGATATGCGATAAATACGAGATCCTGCTGATCGCAGACGAGGTGATTTGTGGCTTTGGGCGTACCGGTAACTGGTTTGGCAGTCAGACCATGGGCATTCGCCCCGACATCATGACCATCGCCAAGGGACTGAGCTCTGGCTATGCGCCAATTGGTGGCTCGATTGTCAGCGATGAGATTGCTTCGGTGATTGGGTCTGGTGAGTTTAATCACGGCTATACCTACTCGGGTCATCCGGTTGCATCTGCTGTTGCGTTGGAAAACCTGCGCATCCTGGAGGAAGAAAACATCATAGGGCATGTGCAGGATGTGGCTGCGCCTTACCTCAAGGAACAATGGGAGGCCCTGGCGGATCATCCACTGGTTGGTGAGGCCAAGATTGTCGGCATGATGGGGTCTATCGCACTGACGCCAAACAAGGAGACACGTGCGACCTTTGCCGCTGCGGGCGGTACCGTGGGATACATTTGTCGCGAACGCTGTTTTGCCAATAATCTGGTGATGCGTCATGTTGGTGATCGGATGATCATTTCGCCGCCATTGGTCATCACGACCGATGAGATTGACATGCTGATCTCCCGCGCGCGCCGTTCTCTGGATGAGTGCTATGCGGCGCTTAAGGAGCAAGACCTGCTCCACAGCGCCTGA
- a CDS encoding ABC transporter ATP-binding protein, with product MADASNTSAFVEFERVQKSYDGENLVVKDLNLTMPKGEFLTMLGPSGSGKTTCLMMLAGFETATHGDIRLGGVSINNIPPHKRGIGMVFQNYALFPHMTISENLSFPLEVRNMGKSEREQKVKRALDMVEMGAFGGRRPAQLSGGQQQRVALARALVFEPELVLMDEPLGALDKQLREKMQFEITHLAHQLGITTVYVTHDQTEALTMSDRVAVFNDGRIQQLAPPDQLYEEPANSFVAQFIGENNTLEGTVKEVNNGIALVQLDDGELIDCKPINVSKPGERTRVSIRPERVEYNKERMQEGAHTLKAEVLEFIYMGDIFRTRLRVAGNDEFIIKTRNAPDQVRLKPGQQIEIGWLPEDCRALDA from the coding sequence TTGGCTGATGCGTCAAACACGAGCGCGTTCGTTGAATTCGAACGCGTACAAAAGAGTTATGACGGCGAGAACCTCGTTGTCAAAGATCTGAACCTCACGATGCCGAAAGGCGAATTTTTGACAATGTTGGGCCCATCAGGTTCAGGTAAGACGACATGCCTGATGATGCTGGCAGGATTTGAGACAGCGACGCACGGTGATATTCGCCTTGGTGGTGTTTCGATCAACAATATCCCTCCACACAAGCGCGGCATCGGGATGGTATTTCAGAATTACGCGCTGTTCCCCCACATGACCATTTCCGAAAACCTCAGCTTTCCGCTGGAGGTTCGCAATATGGGCAAGTCCGAGCGCGAGCAAAAGGTAAAGCGTGCGCTGGATATGGTGGAAATGGGGGCCTTTGGTGGCCGTCGTCCGGCCCAATTGTCTGGTGGTCAGCAGCAGCGGGTCGCCTTGGCGCGGGCGCTGGTGTTTGAACCGGAACTGGTTCTGATGGACGAACCTCTTGGCGCGCTTGATAAGCAGCTGCGCGAAAAGATGCAGTTCGAGATCACCCATTTGGCACATCAACTTGGTATCACCACCGTTTACGTGACCCACGACCAGACCGAAGCGCTGACCATGTCGGATCGCGTCGCTGTGTTCAACGATGGCCGTATTCAGCAGCTGGCACCACCAGACCAGCTGTACGAAGAGCCCGCCAACAGTTTCGTTGCCCAGTTCATTGGCGAGAACAATACGCTCGAGGGCACGGTCAAAGAGGTTAACAACGGTATTGCGCTGGTGCAACTTGATGATGGCGAACTGATCGATTGCAAGCCGATTAACGTCTCCAAGCCCGGCGAGCGCACCCGTGTTTCAATCCGCCCTGAACGCGTTGAATACAACAAGGAGCGGATGCAAGAAGGTGCCCACACACTCAAGGCTGAGGTACTAGAATTCATCTATATGGGCGATATCTTCCGTACCCGTCTGCGGGTTGCCGGAAATGATGAGTTTATCATCAAGACCCGGAACGCGCCGGATCAGGTGCGGTTAAAGCCCGGCCAGCAGATCGAAATCGGCTGGCTTCCAGAAGATTGCCGCGCGCTGGACGCCTGA
- a CDS encoding extracellular solute-binding protein has translation MKLTKMTALAATTALCAPMAMAADMANEMTIVSWGGAYQESQLKAYVEPYQEMHPDLKVIWDESSAEATAKMRAMTEAGNVTWDLVDVVASDAMRMCDEGLAAELDHDAVLAAAPDGTPASEDFGDLIVSDCFVPQIVYSTTFGYRMDKVGDTPPSSICDIFDTAKYPGKRSLQKRPIDNVEWALYCDGVAKEDIYDVLGTDEGVTRALAKLDSIKDQVVWWTAGAETPQLLADGEVVMGSTFNGRLFSAIAEQNQPIDMLWDMQSFDLDGWIVPAALPEDRKARVMDFLKFATDTQRLADQAAFISYGPARASSAPLVGKHAILGINMAPHMPTDPANAGNVHVYDYEWWADNRDDLDAKFQAWLAK, from the coding sequence ATGAAACTCACTAAAATGACTGCCTTGGCAGCCACAACTGCGCTATGTGCGCCGATGGCGATGGCAGCTGATATGGCAAACGAAATGACCATCGTGTCTTGGGGTGGTGCCTATCAAGAAAGCCAGCTGAAGGCCTATGTCGAGCCCTATCAGGAAATGCACCCTGATCTGAAAGTGATCTGGGACGAGAGCTCTGCCGAGGCGACTGCAAAGATGCGTGCCATGACCGAAGCGGGCAATGTGACCTGGGATCTGGTTGACGTTGTTGCGTCCGACGCCATGCGCATGTGCGACGAAGGTCTGGCAGCTGAGCTGGATCACGACGCTGTGCTGGCCGCTGCCCCCGACGGCACACCTGCAAGCGAAGACTTTGGCGATCTGATCGTCAGCGACTGCTTTGTACCGCAGATCGTTTATTCGACCACCTTTGGTTACCGCATGGACAAAGTTGGCGACACGCCGCCAAGCTCCATCTGCGATATCTTTGATACCGCCAAATATCCGGGTAAGCGCTCGTTGCAAAAGCGTCCGATCGACAATGTTGAATGGGCTCTGTATTGCGATGGCGTCGCCAAGGAAGACATCTATGATGTTCTGGGCACCGACGAAGGCGTGACACGCGCCCTTGCAAAGCTGGACTCGATCAAAGATCAGGTTGTCTGGTGGACTGCTGGTGCAGAAACTCCGCAGTTGCTGGCCGATGGCGAAGTTGTTATGGGGTCGACGTTTAACGGCCGTCTGTTCTCAGCAATTGCCGAACAGAACCAGCCCATCGATATGCTGTGGGATATGCAGTCCTTTGACCTTGATGGTTGGATCGTTCCTGCTGCCCTGCCCGAAGATCGTAAAGCACGTGTGATGGATTTCCTTAAGTTCGCCACCGACACTCAGCGTCTGGCAGATCAAGCAGCATTCATCTCCTATGGTCCTGCTCGTGCCTCCTCGGCACCGCTGGTTGGCAAGCACGCTATCTTGGGTATCAACATGGCGCCGCATATGCCGACAGACCCGGCCAATGCTGGCAATGTGCACGTCTATGACTACGAATGGTGGGCAGACAACCGCGATGATCTGGATGCAAAATTCCAGGCATGGTTGGCCAAGTAA
- a CDS encoding GntR family transcriptional regulator, translating into MNLSPSDPPVAGQASSKLPAHETVYQTLRGQILFGELAPGQPVTIQGLVEALGAGMTPVREAIRRLISDGALVFQGNRRVSVPMLRRSDLKELIYARKTIECQLARLATERVTLPDIKALEQIDTALDQAISTGDVAGYLVQNYQFHTRLYSHANAPILTDLADRLWLRFGPSLRVVCGRLGTQSFPDRHKDILEALHRRDADLAALAMERDVAQGMEQVSQGLERAS; encoded by the coding sequence GTGAATCTAAGCCCATCCGACCCACCCGTTGCCGGTCAGGCGTCATCAAAACTGCCTGCGCACGAAACCGTCTACCAGACCCTGCGCGGACAGATTCTGTTCGGCGAATTGGCGCCGGGACAGCCGGTCACTATCCAAGGTTTGGTGGAAGCGTTGGGGGCCGGTATGACACCGGTCCGCGAGGCGATACGTCGACTCATCTCGGATGGGGCGTTGGTGTTTCAAGGTAACCGGCGCGTGTCGGTACCAATGTTGCGCAGAAGCGATTTGAAAGAGCTTATTTATGCAAGAAAAACAATAGAATGCCAACTTGCTAGATTGGCGACAGAACGCGTGACCTTGCCCGATATCAAAGCTCTGGAGCAAATTGATACGGCATTGGATCAGGCGATTTCAACCGGGGATGTGGCCGGCTATCTGGTTCAGAACTATCAATTTCATACGCGGCTTTATTCACATGCGAATGCGCCGATCCTGACAGATCTAGCCGACCGGCTCTGGTTACGGTTCGGCCCGTCGTTGCGGGTGGTCTGTGGTCGGTTGGGCACCCAGAGCTTTCCAGACCGTCACAAAGATATCCTTGAGGCACTACATCGTCGTGATGCAGATTTGGCGGCTCTGGCCATGGAGCGGGATGTTGCGCAGGGTATGGAGCAGGTCAGTCAGGGGTTGGAGCGAGCAAGCTGA
- a CDS encoding ABC transporter permease subunit: MRRFLLIAIPYAWLLALFLVPFAIVFKIALSDAAVARPPYMPQFDWITGVWAFLSKLDFENFTWLTEDDLYWKAYLSSLKIAVISTFFTLLVGYPMAYAMARAPEEWRPTLMMLVILPFWTSFLIRVYAWMGILSNEGLLNQFLIWLGLIDTPLVILNTNTAVYIGIVYTYLPFMILPIYSALERLDGSLIEAAEDLGCSRMQAFWLVTIPLSRAGIIAGCFLVFIPTLGEFVIPSLLGGSDTLMIGKVLWEEFFSNRDWPVASAVAVVLLLILVVPIVLFQRNQQKQQEAEQ; this comes from the coding sequence ATGCGCCGTTTTCTCCTGATCGCAATCCCTTATGCTTGGCTCCTAGCGCTGTTTTTGGTGCCCTTTGCTATCGTCTTCAAAATCGCCTTGTCGGACGCGGCAGTGGCACGCCCCCCCTATATGCCGCAATTCGATTGGATCACCGGGGTCTGGGCATTCTTGTCCAAACTGGATTTTGAGAATTTCACCTGGCTGACCGAAGATGATCTTTATTGGAAGGCTTATCTGAGTTCGCTCAAGATTGCCGTCATCTCGACGTTCTTCACCCTGCTGGTAGGCTATCCGATGGCCTATGCTATGGCGCGCGCGCCAGAAGAATGGCGCCCAACTTTGATGATGCTGGTGATTCTGCCATTTTGGACCAGCTTTCTGATCCGTGTCTACGCGTGGATGGGTATTCTGTCGAACGAGGGCCTGCTGAATCAGTTCCTGATCTGGTTGGGATTGATCGACACGCCCCTTGTCATCCTGAACACCAATACTGCCGTCTATATTGGCATCGTCTACACCTATCTGCCCTTCATGATCCTACCCATCTATTCAGCGCTGGAACGGCTCGATGGATCCCTGATCGAGGCCGCAGAGGATTTGGGCTGTTCGCGGATGCAGGCCTTCTGGCTGGTCACAATCCCACTGTCCCGTGCCGGTATCATAGCGGGCTGCTTTCTCGTCTTTATTCCGACGTTAGGTGAGTTTGTGATCCCGTCCTTGCTAGGTGGATCCGACACGCTGATGATCGGCAAGGTCTTGTGGGAAGAGTTCTTCTCCAACCGCGATTGGCCGGTAGCCTCGGCGGTGGCGGTTGTCCTCCTGCTGATCCTCGTGGTGCCCATCGTGCTGTTCCAACGCAATCAGCAGAAACAGCAGGAGGCTGAACAATGA
- a CDS encoding ABC transporter ATP-binding protein: MTIPVFEPWNDPEAKPLIQFQNVTKRFGEFTAIDDLTLGIYEKEFFALLGPSGCGKTTMMRMLAGFETPTEGKIYLSGQDIAPVPPNKRLVNMMFQSYALFPHLSVWDNIAFGLKRENRPKHDIAERVQEMLRLTRLEKFASRKPHQISGGQRQRVALARSLAKAPKLLLLDEPLGALDKKLRQDTQFELMDIQEKTGTTFVIVTHDQEEAMTVASRVAVMDNGKIVQVATPDRIYETPNSLYVADFIGDVNIIDGTATPSGPEQYAVNWKDGAAPLTIKSQAAFSEGQRCHLAIRPEKVTISADRPTDADNTVQGRILDIAYLGNISTYHVELPSGAVIKAQAANTRRISRRAFTWEDPVWLSWTATAGVLLAD, translated from the coding sequence TTGACCATTCCTGTTTTTGAACCCTGGAACGATCCAGAGGCCAAGCCCCTGATCCAATTCCAGAACGTGACCAAACGCTTTGGTGAGTTTACCGCCATCGACGATCTCACTCTCGGTATCTACGAGAAGGAATTCTTTGCGCTTCTTGGTCCTTCAGGCTGCGGCAAAACCACCATGATGCGTATGCTGGCCGGGTTTGAGACCCCAACAGAGGGAAAAATTTACCTTTCAGGTCAAGATATTGCCCCGGTGCCGCCGAACAAGCGTCTGGTCAACATGATGTTCCAATCCTATGCGCTGTTTCCGCATCTCAGCGTCTGGGACAATATCGCCTTTGGTTTGAAACGCGAAAACCGACCCAAGCACGACATCGCAGAACGTGTGCAGGAAATGCTACGCCTGACCCGGTTGGAAAAATTCGCAAGCCGCAAACCGCATCAGATCTCAGGCGGGCAACGCCAACGCGTGGCACTGGCCCGATCTCTGGCCAAGGCGCCCAAACTCTTGTTGCTGGACGAACCTTTGGGCGCGCTCGACAAAAAGCTGCGCCAGGATACCCAGTTTGAACTGATGGATATCCAGGAGAAAACCGGCACCACCTTTGTGATTGTCACCCATGATCAGGAAGAGGCGATGACTGTCGCGTCCCGCGTTGCGGTAATGGACAATGGCAAGATCGTACAAGTCGCCACACCTGATCGCATCTACGAAACGCCAAATTCGCTCTATGTTGCGGATTTCATTGGTGACGTGAATATCATTGACGGTACAGCCACCCCCAGTGGGCCAGAACAATACGCCGTAAATTGGAAAGATGGCGCAGCGCCACTAACGATTAAAAGCCAAGCGGCGTTTTCTGAAGGACAGCGCTGTCATCTGGCAATCCGGCCAGAGAAAGTCACCATCAGCGCGGATCGTCCGACAGACGCAGACAATACGGTTCAGGGACGCATCCTTGATATCGCGTATCTCGGCAACATCTCAACTTATCACGTAGAGCTGCCCTCCGGCGCGGTGATCAAGGCGCAGGCTGCCAACACCCGCCGCATCTCCCGTCGTGCCTTTACTTGGGAAGACCCGGTCTGGCTGTCTTGGACAGCCACCGCCGGTGTTCTCTTGGCTGACTGA
- a CDS encoding polyamine ABC transporter substrate-binding protein, with the protein MTLKTMTLTAIVALSSAAAVAEEVRVYNWSDYIDEELLTKFEAETGIDLIYDVFDSNELLETKMLAGGSGYDVVVPTGSFLARQIQAGAFQKLDTAQLSNAGNMWDVIKDRTERYDPDNLYSVNYMWGTTGIGANTAKIEEALGADAPIDSLELVFNPANMEKLAECGVYFLDAPDEMIPAALKYIGEDPNSMDPDVVAKAEPVLLAIRPYVKKFHSSEYINALANGDICVAFGWSGDILQARDRAAEAENGVEIVFNAPKEGALMWFDQMAIPVDAPNPEGAHKFLNFIMEAENMAAASNYVYYANGNKASQEHLEEDVIGDPAIYPSEETLRNLYIKESYPPKVQRKATRMWTKIKSGT; encoded by the coding sequence ATGACACTTAAGACGATGACATTGACCGCCATCGTGGCGCTCAGCAGTGCGGCCGCCGTCGCTGAAGAGGTTCGCGTTTACAACTGGTCCGACTATATCGACGAAGAGCTACTGACCAAATTCGAAGCAGAGACTGGTATTGATCTGATTTATGACGTGTTCGACAGCAACGAGTTGCTGGAAACCAAGATGCTGGCCGGTGGGTCGGGCTATGACGTGGTTGTTCCGACCGGGTCGTTCTTGGCGCGTCAGATACAGGCGGGAGCGTTCCAGAAGCTCGATACCGCCCAGCTGTCGAACGCGGGAAATATGTGGGATGTGATCAAGGATCGCACCGAACGCTACGACCCGGACAACCTCTATTCGGTTAATTATATGTGGGGCACCACCGGGATTGGTGCAAACACCGCCAAAATCGAAGAGGCTCTCGGCGCAGATGCTCCGATCGACTCGCTCGAACTGGTGTTTAACCCCGCAAATATGGAAAAACTGGCTGAATGCGGCGTCTACTTCCTAGATGCACCAGATGAAATGATACCCGCAGCGCTGAAGTACATCGGCGAAGACCCCAACAGCATGGATCCCGATGTAGTTGCCAAGGCGGAACCTGTATTGTTGGCAATCCGCCCCTACGTAAAAAAATTCCACAGTTCGGAATACATCAACGCACTGGCAAACGGTGATATCTGCGTCGCCTTTGGGTGGTCCGGGGATATCTTGCAAGCGCGTGACCGCGCCGCCGAAGCCGAGAACGGCGTCGAAATCGTCTTCAATGCGCCCAAGGAAGGTGCCCTGATGTGGTTTGACCAGATGGCGATTCCCGTCGACGCTCCAAACCCGGAAGGCGCGCATAAGTTCCTGAATTTCATTATGGAAGCCGAGAATATGGCCGCAGCTTCCAATTATGTTTATTACGCTAATGGCAACAAGGCGAGCCAGGAGCATCTCGAAGAGGACGTAATCGGTGATCCGGCGATCTATCCCAGCGAGGAAACGCTGAGAAACCTCTACATCAAAGAATCCTACCCGCCAAAGGTGCAACGTAAAGCCACCCGGATGTGGACAAAGATCAAGTCCGGCACCTGA